From the genome of Flavobacterium luteolum, one region includes:
- the pelA gene encoding pectate lyase, producing the protein MFNSINSSKLLASAFCVFSFLCSNAQSNSEISTKPFTDGTNHWYFIKDKTNIINPIPNQPKYAETDYTKIADNILYFQRDNGGWPKNYDMKAILTPQQIDSVVKTKYIEHTTFDNETTYTHIHYLAQVYTLTKDPKYKDGCLRGINFTIKAQYPNGGWPQYFPLEKGYSRHITFNDGAYMGIMNLLKKIVNNDPDYAFIDAKTRKKVANAYQKGLDCILKMQIKENGKLTAWCQQHDEITLEPAWARKFEPPSICNAESVDVVLFLMDIDNPDAKIINAVQGAVKWFQDSKIYNTRVESFAAEEMESKYKKIKNDVRVVHDTTAPPIWTRYYELKTHRPLFSDRDSEFLYSLAEVSRERRTGYAWYTDKPEKALKKYPEWQKKWAPENNVLKN; encoded by the coding sequence ATGTTCAATTCCATAAACAGCTCGAAATTACTGGCATCTGCGTTTTGTGTTTTTTCATTTTTATGTTCTAATGCACAGTCAAATAGCGAAATCAGCACAAAACCTTTTACTGATGGCACCAATCATTGGTACTTTATAAAAGACAAAACCAATATCATAAATCCGATTCCGAATCAGCCGAAATATGCTGAAACGGATTATACTAAAATTGCAGATAATATTCTGTATTTCCAGCGTGATAATGGCGGGTGGCCAAAGAATTATGATATGAAAGCTATTTTGACGCCACAACAGATTGATAGTGTAGTTAAAACAAAATATATTGAACATACTACTTTTGATAATGAAACAACCTATACGCACATCCATTATCTGGCGCAGGTCTATACGCTCACAAAAGATCCGAAATATAAAGATGGATGCCTACGCGGCATTAATTTCACCATAAAAGCGCAATATCCAAATGGAGGCTGGCCACAATATTTCCCTTTAGAAAAAGGCTATAGCCGACACATTACTTTTAATGATGGAGCGTATATGGGAATCATGAATCTTTTAAAAAAGATTGTAAATAATGATCCTGATTATGCTTTTATTGATGCTAAAACCCGAAAAAAAGTAGCCAATGCTTACCAAAAAGGATTGGATTGCATTTTGAAAATGCAAATTAAAGAAAACGGAAAATTGACTGCTTGGTGCCAGCAACACGACGAAATAACACTTGAACCTGCATGGGCACGCAAATTTGAACCGCCAAGCATCTGTAATGCCGAAAGTGTCGATGTAGTTTTGTTTTTAATGGATATTGATAATCCTGACGCAAAAATTATTAATGCGGTACAAGGCGCCGTAAAATGGTTTCAGGATTCTAAAATCTATAATACCAGAGTTGAAAGTTTTGCTGCTGAAGAAATGGAATCCAAATACAAGAAAATCAAAAATGATGTGAGGGTTGTACACGATACAACTGCTCCGCCTATTTGGACTCGTTATTACGAATTAAAAACACATCGTCCTTTATTCTCTGATCGTGACAGTGAGTTTTTATATTCTTTAGCTGAAGTAAGCAGAGAAAGAAGAACAGGTTATGCTTGGTATACCGATAAACCTGAAAAGGCCTTGAAGAAATATCCTGAATGGCAGAAGAAATGGGCTCCTGAAAATAATGTTTTAAAAAATTAG
- a CDS encoding amidohydrolase family protein, whose product MSKRIDSHQHFWKFDPVRDSWIDETMQNIQRDFLPEDLQPLLNANQFEGCVAVQASQSEEETHFLLDLASKNDFIKGVVGWIDLRNENIAERLQFFSDQKKLKGFRHVVQGEADDFMFGKEFRRGIAALKPFNYTYDILIFERQLPAAISLVQDFPNQKFVIDHIAKPNIKSGSIDSWKNGIEEIAKYENVWCKISGMVTEADWKNWKPEDLKPYLDVIFENFAVDKLMYGSDWPVLNVASDYNEVVKTLEDYISKFSIEDQNKIWFENAKEFYKL is encoded by the coding sequence ATGAGTAAAAGAATAGATTCCCATCAGCATTTTTGGAAGTTTGATCCCGTTAGAGACAGCTGGATTGATGAAACGATGCAGAATATCCAAAGAGATTTTCTTCCTGAAGATTTACAGCCATTATTAAATGCAAATCAGTTTGAAGGCTGTGTTGCTGTTCAGGCTAGCCAATCGGAAGAAGAAACGCATTTTTTATTGGATTTGGCTTCTAAAAATGATTTCATAAAAGGAGTTGTCGGCTGGATCGATTTACGAAATGAGAATATTGCTGAACGTTTGCAATTCTTTTCAGATCAAAAAAAGCTGAAAGGTTTTAGACACGTAGTCCAAGGCGAAGCAGATGATTTTATGTTTGGAAAGGAATTTAGAAGAGGAATCGCAGCTTTAAAGCCATTCAATTATACTTACGATATACTGATTTTTGAACGTCAATTACCAGCAGCAATTAGTTTAGTTCAAGATTTTCCAAACCAAAAATTTGTAATCGATCATATTGCAAAACCAAATATCAAATCAGGAAGTATTGATTCTTGGAAAAATGGTATTGAAGAAATTGCAAAGTATGAAAACGTCTGGTGTAAAATCTCAGGAATGGTCACAGAAGCCGATTGGAAAAACTGGAAACCAGAAGATTTAAAGCCGTATTTAGATGTTATTTTTGAGAACTTTGCAGTTGATAAATTAATGTATGGATCAGATTGGCCAGTTCTTAATGTTGCTTCTGATTATAATGAAGTGGTGAAAACTTTAGAAGATTATATTTCAAAGTTTTCAATTGAAGATCAAAACAAGATTTGGTTTGAGAATGCGAAGGAGTTTTATAAGTTATAA
- a CDS encoding SDR family oxidoreductase: MDLNLKNKIVVVSGSAGKEGSIGETIVNRLADEGAIPVLVDRNARGFEYVERLQIRGVNSLFVQTDVTDPFAIENAVKVIGAKYGRIDAIINNVGVNDGAGLDSSYEEFMNSLKLNVVSYFLLAKYALPYLKESRGNILNIGSKVALTGQGGTSGYAAAKGGVLGLTREWAVDLIQYGIRSNAIIIAESYTPAYEDWIKTLPDGQTVLNKINKSIPLESRMTKTEEIADTALFVISEKSSHTTGQFVFVDGGYVHLDRALISDVN; encoded by the coding sequence ATGGATTTAAACTTAAAAAATAAAATAGTTGTCGTTTCTGGTTCAGCTGGAAAAGAAGGCAGTATCGGAGAAACGATCGTTAACAGATTGGCAGATGAAGGCGCAATTCCGGTTTTAGTTGACAGAAATGCAAGAGGTTTCGAGTATGTGGAAAGACTTCAGATAAGAGGTGTTAATTCACTATTTGTACAAACTGATGTAACCGATCCTTTTGCGATAGAAAATGCTGTAAAAGTAATTGGAGCTAAATATGGGAGAATTGATGCCATAATTAATAACGTTGGTGTAAATGATGGTGCAGGATTAGATTCTAGCTACGAGGAATTTATGAATTCATTGAAATTGAATGTGGTAAGTTATTTTTTATTGGCTAAATATGCACTTCCATACTTAAAAGAATCAAGAGGAAATATTTTAAATATTGGTTCAAAAGTGGCTTTAACAGGGCAGGGAGGAACTTCTGGTTACGCTGCTGCGAAAGGCGGCGTTTTGGGATTGACCAGAGAATGGGCAGTAGATTTGATTCAGTACGGAATTCGTTCAAACGCGATTATTATTGCAGAAAGCTATACGCCAGCTTACGAAGATTGGATTAAAACATTGCCAGACGGACAAACTGTTTTGAATAAAATCAATAAAAGTATTCCGTTAGAAAGTCGTATGACCAAAACAGAAGAAATTGCGGATACGGCTCTTTTTGTTATTTCAGAAAAATCATCGCATACTACGGGACAATTTGTTTTTGTGGATGGAGGTTACGTACATTTAGATCGCGCATTAATCAGCGATGTTAATTAA
- a CDS encoding zinc-binding alcohol dehydrogenase family protein — translation MKYIVCEKPQEFLLKETSIPEPKEGEVLLKIKRIGICGTDIHAFGGTQPYFEYPRILGHELAAEYVKGNAAGFKPGDKVTFIPYFNCGKCVACRNGLTNCCVNIKVFGVHIDGGMAEYVSIPEQYLLHGQGLDYDELALVEPLAIAAHGVRRAAVKPTDTVLVMGAGPIGIGLIQFAKIAGAKVIVMDINDYRLSFCKTELNADETINPLNDDVAQKLAELTNGDMANVVIDATGNQKVMNSAFNYISHGGRFVLVGLQKGELSFSHPDFHKRESTLMSSRNATIEDFEYVMKCLKEGKIDPKKYITHRTSFAEMITDFGKLIDPKNNVIKALIEIE, via the coding sequence ATGAAATATATTGTTTGCGAAAAACCTCAGGAATTTCTATTAAAAGAAACCAGTATTCCAGAACCAAAAGAGGGAGAAGTTTTATTGAAAATTAAAAGAATCGGAATCTGCGGAACTGATATTCACGCTTTTGGCGGAACTCAACCTTATTTTGAATATCCAAGAATTTTAGGTCACGAATTGGCTGCAGAATATGTAAAAGGAAATGCTGCGGGTTTTAAACCGGGAGATAAAGTTACGTTTATTCCGTATTTCAATTGTGGAAAATGCGTGGCTTGTAGAAACGGATTAACAAACTGCTGTGTAAATATTAAAGTTTTCGGAGTTCATATTGACGGCGGAATGGCTGAATATGTTTCAATTCCAGAACAATATTTATTGCATGGTCAAGGTTTAGATTATGATGAATTGGCTTTGGTTGAACCTTTGGCAATTGCAGCGCACGGAGTTAGAAGAGCGGCTGTAAAACCAACTGATACCGTTTTGGTAATGGGAGCAGGGCCAATTGGAATTGGTTTGATTCAGTTTGCTAAAATCGCTGGAGCAAAAGTAATTGTAATGGATATTAACGATTACAGATTAAGCTTCTGTAAAACGGAACTAAATGCAGACGAAACTATTAATCCGTTAAACGATGATGTTGCGCAAAAATTAGCTGAATTGACAAACGGTGATATGGCAAATGTGGTTATTGACGCTACAGGAAACCAGAAAGTAATGAATAGTGCTTTTAATTATATTTCGCATGGCGGAAGATTTGTTTTGGTTGGACTTCAAAAAGGCGAATTAAGCTTTAGTCATCCTGATTTCCACAAAAGAGAATCGACTTTGATGAGCAGTAGAAATGCAACAATCGAAGATTTCGAATATGTAATGAAATGTCTGAAAGAAGGAAAAATCGATCCGAAAAAGTATATCACGCACAGAACGAGTTTTGCTGAAATGATTACTGATTTTGGGAAACTGATTGATCCAAAGAATAATGTGATCAAAGCGTTGATTGAAATAGAATAA
- a CDS encoding fumarylacetoacetate hydrolase family protein yields the protein MKLIRFGEIGKEKPGVLIGEKRYDVSSIVTDFNESFFEENGLEKLQKALENNPSLPEVDASVRLGSPVARPSKIICIGLNYIDHCKETNAPIPTEPIIFFKSTTSLCGPDDDLIIPKNSEKTDWEVELAFIVGKKASYVEEAEALDYVAGYALLNDYSERAFQLERGGQWAKGKGSDTFAPLGPFLATKDEIADVDNLKMWLTVNGKKYQDSNTLNLVFKIPYLVHYLSQFMTLLPGDIISTGTPPGVGLGIKPDPIYIKAGDVVELGIEGLGTSKQKAVAYQK from the coding sequence ATGAAATTAATACGTTTTGGAGAAATCGGAAAAGAGAAACCTGGAGTTTTAATTGGAGAAAAGAGATATGATGTTTCTTCGATTGTAACCGATTTTAACGAAAGTTTCTTTGAAGAGAACGGATTAGAAAAATTACAAAAAGCACTAGAAAACAATCCGTCTTTGCCAGAAGTTGATGCTTCTGTACGTTTGGGTTCGCCAGTAGCAAGACCTTCAAAAATTATCTGTATTGGATTAAATTATATCGATCACTGTAAAGAAACCAATGCTCCAATTCCAACAGAACCAATTATTTTCTTCAAATCGACAACTTCTTTGTGTGGTCCAGACGACGATTTGATTATTCCAAAAAATAGCGAAAAAACAGACTGGGAAGTAGAATTGGCTTTTATAGTAGGAAAAAAAGCAAGTTATGTTGAAGAAGCAGAAGCTTTAGATTATGTTGCTGGCTATGCCTTATTAAATGATTATAGCGAGAGAGCTTTTCAATTAGAGCGTGGCGGTCAATGGGCAAAAGGAAAAGGAAGCGACACTTTTGCGCCTCTTGGACCATTTTTGGCTACAAAAGATGAAATCGCTGATGTTGACAATTTAAAAATGTGGTTGACGGTAAACGGTAAAAAATACCAAGACAGCAATACCTTAAATTTAGTTTTCAAAATTCCTTATTTGGTACATTATTTAAGTCAGTTTATGACTTTACTTCCGGGTGATATTATTAGTACAGGAACGCCTCCGGGAGTTGGCTTAGGAATTAAACCAGATCCGATTTATATTAAAGCTGGCGATGTTGTTGAATTGGGAATTGAAGGTTTAGGAACAAGCAAACAGAAAGCTGTAGCATATCAAAAATAA
- a CDS encoding ABC transporter substrate-binding protein — MIKLKGITWNHTRGLLPMVATSQRFTELHPDVEISWEKRSLQEFADASIEDLAKRFDLLVIDHPWTGFGAQTKAILPLSDYLSNEYIKDQEINTVGKSYGSYVFHDKLWALPIDAATPVASARLDLLEKNSLEVPKTYDDLLTLAKKGLVAFAGIPVDVLMSFYMFCCSLGEAPFLSEEKVISETTGIKALQMFRELAQLIDPANFNRNPIQVYEAMVNSDEIAYCPFAYGYSNYSRIGYSQNLLHFYDLVKLNDNPMISSLGGTGLAVSSFSEHIDTAIKYAGFTCSPQVQQNIYTDNGGQPGHLQAWKSERINSVTHDYFKNTLPALERAFLRPRYYGHMYFQDHAGDVVRNYLMNGGDELKVLEEMNSLYAESLKIQTV; from the coding sequence ATGATAAAATTAAAAGGCATAACTTGGAATCATACAAGAGGTTTACTACCAATGGTTGCCACATCACAGCGTTTTACAGAACTACATCCTGATGTTGAAATTTCTTGGGAGAAAAGAAGCTTACAAGAATTTGCAGATGCTTCTATTGAAGATTTAGCCAAAAGATTTGATTTATTGGTAATCGATCATCCTTGGACAGGTTTTGGAGCGCAAACCAAAGCGATTCTTCCGTTATCTGATTATTTATCAAACGAATATATTAAAGATCAAGAAATCAACACCGTTGGAAAATCATACGGAAGTTATGTTTTTCACGACAAATTATGGGCGCTACCAATTGACGCTGCAACTCCGGTTGCCTCTGCCCGCTTGGATCTTTTAGAGAAAAACAGTTTGGAAGTTCCTAAAACTTATGATGATTTATTGACTTTAGCGAAAAAAGGTTTAGTTGCCTTTGCCGGAATTCCAGTAGATGTTTTAATGAGCTTTTATATGTTTTGCTGCAGTTTGGGCGAAGCTCCTTTTCTTTCTGAAGAAAAAGTGATATCTGAAACAACAGGAATCAAAGCGCTTCAAATGTTTAGAGAATTAGCACAATTAATTGATCCAGCTAACTTTAACCGTAATCCAATTCAGGTTTATGAAGCGATGGTCAATTCAGACGAAATTGCGTATTGCCCGTTTGCTTATGGTTATTCTAACTATTCTCGCATTGGCTACAGCCAAAACCTTTTACATTTTTACGATTTAGTAAAATTGAATGATAATCCAATGATTTCTTCTTTGGGAGGAACTGGATTAGCGGTTTCTTCATTCAGCGAACATATTGATACAGCCATAAAATATGCAGGATTTACGTGTTCACCACAAGTTCAGCAGAATATTTATACCGATAATGGCGGTCAGCCGGGTCATTTGCAAGCTTGGAAAAGCGAAAGAATCAATAGCGTAACGCACGATTATTTCAAAAATACCTTACCAGCTTTAGAACGTGCTTTCCTTCGCCCAAGATATTATGGTCACATGTATTTCCAAGATCATGCTGGAGATGTGGTTCGTAATTATTTGATGAATGGCGGAGACGAACTAAAAGTGTTGGAAGAAATGAATTCCCTTTACGCGGAATCTCTAAAAATTCAGACCGTATGA
- a CDS encoding CaiB/BaiF CoA transferase family protein — protein MRPLEGLIVLEFCQFLAGPSAGLKLADLGARVIKIERPVKGEACRQLSIKDLFVDDSSLLFHTINRNKESFAADLKNPDDLVLIKKLIEKADIMTHNFRPGVMEKIGLDFENTLSINPQIIYGTITGYGNEGPWAKKPGQDLLLQSLSGLSWLSGRKSQGPVPFGLAVADLMCGNHFVQGILAALLKRAKTKKGVLVEVSLLESILDVQFEAITSFLNDGGQLPERGDIKGSAHAFLSAPYGVYQTQDGFLSLAMGDLLFIGKTLGLDLSAFADKHLWFEKRDEIRTILSERIQTQTSDYWIEILQKEGIWCGKVFNYEELDNQPFVTKLQLKQTVKNTEGETLVTTRSPIQLDGEILLSEKAAPKVGQDNSAIHKEFIR, from the coding sequence ATGAGACCTTTAGAAGGATTAATTGTTCTGGAATTCTGCCAGTTTTTAGCAGGTCCTTCAGCTGGTTTAAAGTTGGCCGATTTGGGCGCACGCGTCATCAAAATCGAGCGTCCTGTAAAAGGTGAAGCCTGCAGACAATTGAGCATTAAAGATTTATTTGTAGACGATAGCAGTTTACTTTTTCATACGATTAATAGAAACAAAGAATCTTTTGCAGCCGATTTGAAAAATCCTGACGATTTGGTTTTAATTAAAAAACTAATCGAAAAGGCTGATATTATGACGCATAATTTCAGACCTGGAGTGATGGAAAAAATCGGTTTAGATTTTGAAAATACGCTTTCTATAAATCCACAGATTATTTACGGAACCATTACAGGTTACGGAAACGAAGGTCCTTGGGCAAAAAAACCGGGACAAGATTTATTGTTACAATCGCTTTCCGGATTAAGCTGGCTGAGCGGACGCAAAAGTCAAGGCCCAGTTCCTTTTGGCTTGGCTGTAGCCGATTTAATGTGCGGGAATCATTTTGTACAAGGAATTTTAGCAGCACTTTTAAAAAGAGCTAAAACCAAAAAAGGAGTTTTGGTAGAAGTTAGTCTGCTGGAATCTATTTTGGATGTGCAGTTTGAAGCCATTACTTCTTTCTTAAATGACGGCGGTCAATTGCCTGAACGTGGTGATATTAAAGGAAGTGCACATGCTTTTTTAAGTGCGCCTTATGGAGTTTACCAAACACAAGACGGCTTTTTATCGCTGGCAATGGGCGATTTACTTTTTATTGGAAAAACGCTAGGTTTAGATTTAAGTGCTTTTGCAGATAAACATCTTTGGTTTGAAAAAAGAGATGAAATCAGAACGATTTTGAGCGAAAGAATTCAAACCCAAACTTCTGATTATTGGATTGAAATCTTGCAGAAAGAAGGTATTTGGTGCGGAAAAGTTTTCAATTATGAAGAATTAGACAATCAACCTTTTGTAACTAAATTACAACTAAAACAAACCGTAAAAAATACCGAAGGCGAAACTTTGGTAACAACCAGAAGTCCAATACAATTGGATGGCGAGATTTTATTAAGTGAAAAAGCAGCGCCAAAAGTAGGTCAGGACAATTCAGCAATACACAAAGAATTCATTCGTTGA
- a CDS encoding CaiB/BaiF CoA transferase family protein, translated as MKPLEDYLIVDFSQFLSGPSASLRLADLGARVIKIEKPGTGDICRTLYTSDLIMNGESSVFHTINRNKESFAIDFKQPEELQKLKKLLAKADVVMHNFRPGVMERIGLSYEEVKNINPNVIYGSISGFGEHPDLKDLPGQDLLLQSLTALTWLSGNQEDGPVPMGLSIVDMLAGAHLAQGILAALYRKATHNIGAQIQVSMLESAFDFQFETITTYFNDGGELPVRTKTNNAHAYLGAPYGIYKTKNGYLALAMGSIPVLASLLKCDALLAFPENKFTLRDEIKNILADHLQTQETQFWLDILEPADIWCAGVLNYQQLFAEDGFKVLNFTQQVEMLDGYTYKTTRCPIKIDGEYLTSGKGSPKLGQDNEKIIKEFIDC; from the coding sequence ATGAAACCATTAGAAGATTATTTAATTGTAGATTTCAGTCAGTTTCTTTCGGGTCCGTCGGCGAGTTTGCGTTTGGCAGATTTGGGAGCGCGTGTTATAAAAATTGAAAAACCGGGAACGGGAGATATCTGCCGAACATTATATACTTCTGATTTGATTATGAACGGCGAATCGTCTGTTTTTCATACCATTAACAGAAACAAAGAATCTTTTGCAATTGATTTTAAACAGCCTGAAGAACTTCAAAAACTAAAAAAATTATTAGCGAAGGCTGATGTTGTTATGCATAATTTCAGACCTGGAGTTATGGAACGCATTGGTTTGAGTTATGAAGAAGTTAAAAACATTAATCCGAATGTGATTTATGGGTCAATTTCTGGTTTTGGAGAACATCCAGATTTGAAAGATTTACCGGGACAAGATTTGCTTTTACAGTCTTTAACCGCTTTAACTTGGTTAAGCGGTAATCAGGAAGATGGCCCAGTTCCTATGGGATTGTCGATTGTTGATATGCTTGCGGGAGCTCATTTAGCACAAGGAATCTTAGCCGCTTTATACCGAAAAGCAACGCATAATATCGGCGCACAAATTCAAGTCAGTATGTTGGAATCCGCGTTTGATTTTCAGTTTGAAACTATTACGACTTATTTTAATGACGGAGGCGAATTGCCTGTTCGAACTAAAACTAATAATGCACACGCTTATTTGGGTGCTCCATACGGAATTTACAAAACCAAAAACGGCTATTTAGCATTGGCAATGGGATCGATTCCTGTTTTGGCTTCTTTGCTAAAATGCGATGCTTTATTGGCTTTCCCTGAAAATAAATTTACGCTTAGAGACGAAATCAAAAATATTCTTGCCGATCATCTGCAAACGCAGGAAACACAGTTTTGGTTAGATATTTTAGAACCCGCAGACATTTGGTGCGCAGGAGTTTTAAACTATCAGCAGTTATTTGCAGAAGATGGATTTAAGGTTTTGAATTTTACACAGCAAGTCGAAATGTTGGATGGATATACGTATAAAACAACACGCTGTCCTATAAAAATTGACGGCGAATATCTGACTTCTGGAAAAGGTTCGCCGAAACTAGGTCAGGACAACGAGAAAATTATTAAAGAATTTATAGACTGCTGA
- a CDS encoding extracellular solute-binding protein, with protein sequence MEKIRIAVRKFDPFESTLRKLWDAFSLQNNIKIEAEMVALELHDLYETTISEKGLKEGKWDIAHINTDWIFDAVNENAVLNLFPLIGENPPENYPFGWHKSLLHLQKLSNGIFGLPFHDGPECLIYRKDLFENETEKENFKKQFGYELSTPKTWQEFAEIATFFNRPEQNLYGAVFANYPDGHNMVFDFCLQLWTRGGSLLNNKNQIDIHNEAAIKALDFYRKMVNDKNAVHPKSREFGSVEAGLAFAEGQAAMAINWFGFASMAEVIEESKVKGKIDITSLPSDPGHKTASLNVYWLYTIGSGSKHQKLAYDFLRFATTPESDKLLTTEGGIGCRKSTWKDEEINTLIPFYHKLEMLHENALTLPQTPIWPKVAELIDGAVLKAIETDISSEILLEETQKKIRELSHGTTLHSSVKN encoded by the coding sequence ATGGAAAAAATTAGAATCGCCGTTCGAAAATTCGATCCTTTCGAAAGTACACTTCGAAAATTATGGGATGCATTTTCACTTCAAAACAATATAAAAATTGAAGCAGAAATGGTTGCCTTAGAACTTCATGATTTGTATGAAACTACTATATCAGAAAAGGGTTTAAAAGAAGGAAAATGGGATATTGCTCATATCAATACCGATTGGATTTTTGATGCTGTAAACGAAAATGCGGTTCTTAATTTATTTCCATTAATTGGCGAAAATCCGCCAGAAAATTATCCTTTCGGATGGCATAAATCACTTTTGCATTTGCAGAAACTAAGTAATGGCATTTTCGGACTTCCTTTTCACGACGGTCCAGAATGTTTGATTTACCGAAAAGATTTATTCGAAAACGAAACGGAGAAAGAGAATTTTAAAAAACAGTTTGGTTACGAACTTTCAACACCAAAAACTTGGCAGGAATTCGCAGAAATAGCAACATTTTTTAATCGTCCCGAGCAAAATTTATACGGTGCTGTTTTTGCCAATTATCCAGACGGACATAATATGGTTTTTGACTTCTGCCTGCAATTATGGACGCGTGGCGGTTCTTTATTAAACAACAAAAATCAGATTGACATTCATAACGAAGCAGCAATAAAAGCATTGGATTTTTATCGAAAAATGGTCAATGACAAAAATGCGGTTCATCCAAAATCGAGAGAATTTGGTTCGGTTGAAGCAGGTTTGGCTTTCGCCGAAGGGCAAGCAGCAATGGCCATCAACTGGTTCGGATTTGCTTCTATGGCAGAAGTAATTGAAGAATCGAAAGTAAAAGGAAAAATCGATATTACTTCTCTCCCATCCGATCCAGGCCACAAAACCGCTTCTTTGAATGTATATTGGTTGTATACCATTGGTTCCGGAAGCAAACACCAAAAACTAGCTTATGATTTTTTACGTTTTGCAACAACGCCAGAAAGTGATAAATTATTAACTACTGAAGGCGGTATTGGTTGCCGAAAATCGACTTGGAAAGATGAAGAAATCAATACATTAATTCCGTTTTATCATAAACTGGAAATGCTTCATGAAAATGCATTAACACTGCCTCAAACGCCAATCTGGCCAAAAGTAGCCGAACTTATTGATGGCGCTGTTTTAAAAGCCATTGAAACTGATATTTCGTCTGAAATACTTTTAGAAGAAACTCAGAAAAAAATTAGAGAATTAAGTCACGGAACAACATTACACAGCTCTGTCAAAAATTAA
- a CDS encoding Gfo/Idh/MocA family protein, with product MNIPYKPLLPQTEQPIVIIGASGIVKDAHLPAYEMAGFKVFGITNRTISKAYDLQKQFKIDHVFENVADAVKNAPSNAVYDITVLPDQYIEILEQLPDGAAVLIQKPMGNDLAQAREIVAVCERKNLVAAINFQLRFASFVSAARYLIDQGIIGELYDLEFKVTVNTPWELFPLIKEHPRLEILFHSVHYIDCIRSFLGNPKSVMAKTAKHPLKKLSSSRSTIILDYGEDKHVVINTNHDHHFGPKHEESYIKWEGTKGAVKAKMGLLMNYPDGLPDVFEYALPKKDNENEYEWTEVKLEGSWFPEAFIGAMSNLMRYKEGSDSTLSASVQDVLGTMKVVEACYESNKNGGISFQ from the coding sequence ATGAATATTCCCTATAAACCCTTACTTCCCCAAACAGAGCAGCCCATTGTGATTATTGGAGCGAGCGGTATTGTAAAAGATGCCCATCTTCCTGCTTACGAAATGGCTGGTTTTAAAGTTTTTGGTATTACCAACAGAACCATTTCAAAAGCATACGATTTACAGAAACAATTCAAAATCGATCATGTTTTTGAAAATGTCGCCGATGCGGTTAAAAATGCGCCATCGAACGCTGTTTACGATATCACCGTTTTACCTGATCAATACATTGAAATTCTAGAACAATTGCCTGACGGCGCTGCGGTTTTGATTCAGAAACCAATGGGAAATGATTTGGCTCAGGCACGCGAGATTGTAGCGGTTTGCGAAAGAAAAAATCTAGTTGCTGCAATCAATTTCCAATTGCGTTTTGCTTCTTTTGTAAGCGCAGCCAGATATTTAATCGATCAGGGCATTATCGGCGAGTTATACGATTTAGAATTTAAAGTTACCGTAAATACGCCTTGGGAATTGTTTCCTTTAATAAAAGAACATCCAAGATTGGAGATTCTTTTCCATAGTGTGCATTATATTGACTGTATTCGTTCTTTTCTGGGAAATCCGAAAAGTGTAATGGCAAAAACGGCTAAACATCCGCTTAAAAAATTATCTTCAAGCCGATCTACAATTATCTTAGATTATGGCGAAGATAAACATGTTGTGATCAATACAAATCACGATCATCATTTTGGTCCAAAACACGAAGAAAGCTACATCAAATGGGAAGGAACAAAAGGCGCTGTTAAAGCAAAAATGGGATTGTTAATGAACTATCCTGACGGTCTTCCTGACGTTTTTGAGTATGCATTGCCAAAAAAAGATAATGAAAATGAATATGAATGGACAGAAGTAAAATTGGAAGGTTCTTGGTTTCCAGAAGCTTTTATTGGTGCAATGTCTAATCTAATGCGTTACAAAGAAGGTTCTGACTCAACATTGTCTGCAAGTGTCCAAGATGTTTTGGGGACGATGAAAGTTGTAGAAGCTTGTTATGAAAGTAACAAAAACGGCGGAATTTCTTTTCAATAA